In Halopseudomonas xinjiangensis, a single genomic region encodes these proteins:
- a CDS encoding S41 family peptidase: protein MTAARTLLASCLSLALVSVPVGAQEPGAVQAAPEQAAPAPLPLDELRTFAEVMERIRSAYVEPVDDVTLLNNAIRGMLEGLDPHSDYLDPEDFKGLQDSTSGQFGGLGIEIGLEEGLLRVIAPIDDTPAARAGIQPGDLIMMIDDQPVKGMSLVEAVEKMRGPAGSSVTLTIVREGDKPFEVELERAIVKVKSVRTETLDPGYAYLRISQFQTNTGDEVRRSLQRLTSENDLKGIVLDLRNNPGGVLQAAVEVTDSFIDEGLIVYTKGRLPNSEMRFSATSNAPAGDVPLVVLINGGSASASEIVAGALQDHGRAIIMGTDSFGKGSVQTVLPLNNDRALKLTTALYYTPDGRSIQAQGIVPDIRVERAKVTVDPEQASAYREADLARHLNNVSGEERPTVRTPVTERTERDSDYQLNQALNLLKGLNISRKQ from the coding sequence ATGACTGCAGCTCGTACCCTGTTGGCTTCGTGCCTGAGTCTGGCACTGGTCTCGGTTCCCGTCGGCGCCCAGGAGCCTGGCGCGGTTCAGGCCGCTCCCGAGCAGGCGGCACCGGCTCCGCTTCCGCTGGACGAGCTGCGCACCTTCGCCGAAGTCATGGAGCGCATCCGCTCTGCCTATGTCGAGCCGGTCGATGACGTCACCCTTCTCAATAATGCGATTCGCGGCATGCTCGAAGGGCTCGACCCGCATTCGGATTACCTCGATCCAGAAGATTTCAAGGGGCTACAGGACAGCACCAGCGGTCAGTTTGGCGGCCTGGGCATTGAAATCGGACTGGAAGAGGGTTTGTTGCGGGTAATTGCGCCGATCGATGACACGCCTGCCGCGCGGGCCGGGATCCAGCCTGGCGACCTGATCATGATGATCGACGACCAGCCGGTGAAAGGTATGAGCCTGGTCGAGGCAGTGGAGAAGATGCGTGGGCCGGCCGGCTCCAGCGTTACCCTGACCATCGTTCGTGAAGGCGATAAGCCGTTCGAAGTCGAGCTCGAGCGCGCCATCGTCAAGGTCAAGAGCGTGCGTACCGAAACGCTCGACCCCGGCTATGCGTACCTGCGCATCAGTCAGTTCCAGACCAATACCGGTGACGAGGTGCGGCGAAGCCTGCAGCGCCTGACCAGCGAAAATGACCTCAAGGGCATCGTGCTCGACCTGCGCAACAACCCAGGCGGTGTGCTGCAGGCGGCGGTCGAAGTGACGGACAGCTTCATCGATGAGGGTTTGATCGTTTACACCAAGGGTCGCCTGCCGAATTCCGAGATGCGATTCAGTGCGACCAGCAATGCACCGGCTGGAGATGTGCCGCTGGTGGTGCTGATCAACGGCGGTTCGGCGTCGGCTTCGGAGATCGTTGCCGGTGCTCTGCAGGACCACGGCCGTGCGATCATCATGGGCACCGACAGTTTCGGCAAGGGCTCGGTACAGACGGTCCTGCCGCTCAACAACGACCGTGCCCTGAAGCTGACCACTGCTCTGTACTACACGCCGGACGGCCGGTCGATTCAGGCGCAGGGTATCGTGCCGGACATTCGTGTCGAGCGCGCCAAGGTGACCGTCGATCCGGAGCAGGCCTCGGCCTACCGCGAAGCGGATCTGGCGCGCCATCTGAACAACGTCAGCGGCGAAGAGCGGCCAACGGTGCGCACGCCGGTTACCGAGCGCACCGAGCGCGATAGCGACTACCAGCTCAACCAGGCATTGAACCTGCTTAAAGGTCTGAATATCTCCCGCAAGCAATGA
- a CDS encoding divergent polysaccharide deacetylase family protein: MLLASLLAGCDTPEPSLQRDEAGAGNAPAPRLAATPERDRQRVEWIRLEHAGWRQVEAPAPVISDTPAIADISATPSEPIPAAPALAIIIDDVGHGYAAGRHLIDLPFPVALAILPYTPAGPRLAAEAASAGKTVMLHLPMENLAGSSPGPGGLYAHMDEQEFMRTLEETLDSLPSVQGVNNHMGSRLTALRPQMDWVMAELAERGLFFIDSRTQAATQAAFAAQAQGVPSLSRDVFLDNTRNAQAMEAALQVALGRARRQGFAVLIGHPYPETLAFLASRVAQVPERDGVQLVSLESLFTRQSPLVQPVLPQAGLQR, from the coding sequence TTGCTGCTGGCGTCGCTGCTGGCAGGCTGCGACACGCCCGAGCCATCGTTGCAGCGGGACGAGGCCGGTGCGGGGAATGCCCCGGCCCCGCGTCTCGCTGCGACGCCTGAGCGTGATCGTCAGCGTGTCGAGTGGATCCGCCTAGAGCATGCGGGCTGGCGTCAGGTCGAGGCGCCTGCGCCGGTCATTTCCGATACTCCCGCGATCGCCGACATCTCCGCGACGCCATCCGAGCCCATCCCCGCGGCACCTGCGTTGGCAATCATTATCGATGACGTCGGCCATGGTTATGCCGCCGGACGGCATCTGATCGATCTGCCTTTTCCGGTCGCGCTGGCAATACTTCCCTACACCCCGGCTGGCCCGCGCCTGGCAGCCGAGGCTGCATCGGCCGGCAAGACGGTGATGTTGCATCTGCCAATGGAGAACCTGGCGGGTTCGTCCCCCGGTCCGGGCGGCCTGTACGCGCACATGGACGAGCAGGAATTCATGCGCACGCTCGAAGAGACGCTGGACAGCCTGCCGAGTGTTCAGGGCGTGAATAATCACATGGGTAGTCGCCTCACCGCCCTGCGGCCACAGATGGACTGGGTGATGGCCGAGTTGGCCGAGCGCGGGTTGTTTTTTATCGACAGCCGCACCCAGGCAGCTACCCAGGCGGCGTTCGCCGCGCAGGCGCAGGGCGTGCCGAGTCTGTCCCGCGACGTTTTTCTGGATAACACGCGCAACGCCCAGGCGATGGAGGCGGCGTTGCAGGTGGCGTTGGGCAGGGCGCGCCGCCAGGGATTCGCAGTACTGATCGGCCACCCGTACCCGGAGACCCTGGCATTTCTCGCCTCGCGAGTTGCCCAGGTGCCTGAACGGGATGGGGTGCAGTTGGTGTCGCTGGAAAGCCTGTTTACCCGGCAGTCGCCGCTTGTTCAGCCCGTGCTGCCGCAGGCAGGCCTTCAGCGTTAG
- the hisF gene encoding imidazole glycerol phosphate synthase subunit HisF has translation MPLAKRIIPCLDVDNGRVVKGVKFENIRDAGDPVEIARRYNEQGADEITFLDITASHQERDTTLHTVERMASQVFIPLTVGGGVRSVSDIRNLLNAGADKVSINTAAVFTPEFVAEAADRFGSQCIVVAIDAKRVSAPGEPGRWEIFTHGGRKPTGLDAVQWARKMQELGAGEILLTSMDQDGVKSGYDLGVTRAISDALHIPVIASGGVGNLQHLADGVIEGGADAVLAASIFHFGEYSVREAKTYMAERGIEMRL, from the coding sequence ATGCCTCTGGCGAAACGCATCATCCCCTGCCTCGACGTGGACAACGGTCGCGTGGTCAAGGGCGTCAAGTTCGAAAACATCCGTGACGCCGGCGACCCGGTGGAGATCGCCCGTCGCTATAACGAACAGGGCGCCGACGAGATTACCTTTCTGGACATCACTGCCAGCCATCAGGAGCGCGACACCACGCTGCACACGGTCGAGCGCATGGCCAGTCAGGTCTTCATTCCGCTGACGGTCGGTGGCGGGGTGCGCTCGGTCAGTGACATTCGCAACCTGCTCAACGCAGGTGCCGACAAGGTCTCCATCAATACTGCAGCAGTGTTCACGCCTGAGTTCGTTGCCGAGGCGGCTGACCGCTTTGGTTCGCAATGCATCGTGGTGGCGATTGATGCCAAGCGCGTGTCGGCGCCAGGCGAGCCAGGCCGCTGGGAGATTTTTACTCACGGCGGGCGCAAGCCGACCGGGCTGGATGCCGTACAGTGGGCGCGGAAGATGCAGGAACTGGGCGCTGGCGAGATTCTGCTCACGAGCATGGACCAGGATGGCGTCAAAAGCGGTTACGACCTGGGCGTGACCCGGGCCATCAGCGACGCCCTGCACATCCCGGTCATTGCGTCGGGAGGCGTCGGTAACCTGCAACATCTGGCGGACGGCGTAATCGAAGGTGGAGCAGATGCGGTGCTGGCCGCGAGCATCTTCCATTTCGGCGAATACAGCGTACGCGAGGCCAAAACATACATGGCCGAACGCGGCATCGAGATGCGCCTCTAA
- the hisA gene encoding 1-(5-phosphoribosyl)-5-[(5-phosphoribosylamino)methylideneamino]imidazole-4-carboxamide isomerase — protein sequence MLIIPAIDLKDGACVRLRQGLMDDATVFSDDPVAMAAKWVEAGCRRLHLVDLNGAFEGQPVNGEVVTAIARAYPNLPIQIGGGIRSLETIEHYVRAGVSYVIIGTKAVKQPEFVGEACRAFPGKVIVGLDAKDGFVATDGWAEVSSVQVIDLAKRFEADGVSAIVYTDIAKDGMMQGCNVEATAALANATSIPVIASGGIHNLGDIQALLDAGAPGIVGAITGRAIYEGTLDVAEAQALCDEAAAASDKP from the coding sequence ATGCTGATCATCCCCGCTATCGATCTCAAGGACGGCGCCTGCGTCCGTCTGCGCCAGGGCCTGATGGACGACGCCACGGTATTTTCCGACGACCCGGTAGCCATGGCCGCAAAGTGGGTGGAGGCTGGCTGTCGCAGACTGCACCTGGTTGACCTGAACGGCGCCTTCGAAGGCCAGCCGGTGAATGGCGAGGTGGTTACCGCGATTGCCCGTGCCTACCCGAACCTGCCGATCCAGATCGGCGGGGGCATCCGCTCACTCGAAACCATCGAGCACTACGTTCGCGCCGGGGTAAGCTACGTGATCATCGGCACCAAGGCGGTCAAGCAGCCGGAATTCGTCGGCGAAGCCTGCCGCGCCTTCCCGGGCAAGGTCATTGTCGGCCTCGATGCCAAGGACGGCTTCGTCGCCACCGATGGCTGGGCCGAGGTCAGCAGCGTCCAGGTGATCGATCTGGCCAAACGGTTCGAGGCCGATGGCGTCTCGGCGATCGTCTATACGGACATCGCCAAGGACGGCATGATGCAAGGCTGCAACGTCGAAGCCACAGCAGCACTGGCCAACGCCACCTCGATCCCGGTGATCGCCTCGGGCGGCATTCATAACCTCGGCGACATCCAGGCTCTGCTTGATGCCGGTGCCCCAGGGATCGTTGGCGCCATCACTGGCCGAGCGATCTACGAGGGCACGCTGGATGTGGCCGAAGCGCAGGCGCTCTGCGACGAAGCAGCAGCGGCAAGCGACAAGCCGTAA
- the hisH gene encoding imidazole glycerol phosphate synthase subunit HisH, with the protein MVSNVAVIDYGMGNLHSVAKALEHVGAQAVEVTSDPDVILTADRVILPGVGAIRDCVSELQKLGLDRVVRQVAGEKPLLGICVGMQMLLERSEENGGIDALGLFPGDVRYFGDDLREGDERLKVPHMGWDQVKQTIDHPLWHRIDQDARFYFVHSYYAAASKHTHLAGRCHYGVDFAAALADDFIFATQFHPEKSHTNGLQLLQNFLAWDGRW; encoded by the coding sequence ATGGTTAGCAATGTTGCGGTAATCGACTATGGCATGGGCAACCTGCACTCCGTAGCCAAGGCTCTGGAGCACGTGGGTGCCCAGGCAGTGGAAGTCACCAGCGACCCCGACGTCATCCTCACTGCCGATCGGGTGATCCTGCCCGGTGTCGGCGCGATCCGCGATTGTGTCAGCGAGCTGCAAAAACTCGGTCTTGATCGCGTCGTTCGCCAGGTCGCGGGCGAGAAGCCGCTGCTCGGCATCTGCGTCGGCATGCAGATGCTGCTTGAGCGCAGCGAAGAGAACGGCGGGATCGACGCCCTTGGTCTGTTCCCCGGTGACGTGCGCTATTTCGGGGACGATCTGCGCGAAGGCGACGAGCGCCTGAAGGTGCCACACATGGGCTGGGATCAGGTCAAGCAGACCATCGATCACCCGCTGTGGCACCGCATCGATCAGGACGCGCGCTTCTATTTCGTGCATAGCTATTACGCCGCCGCGAGCAAGCACACACATCTTGCCGGCCGCTGCCATTACGGCGTCGACTTCGCCGCTGCGCTGGCCGACGACTTTATATTCGCCACCCAGTTCCACCCGGAAAAGAGCCATACCAACGGCCTGCAGCTGCTGCAGAACTTCCTGGCCTGGGATGGGCGTTGGTAA
- the hisB gene encoding imidazoleglycerol-phosphate dehydratase HisB — MAERKASVERNTLETQVKVDINLDGTGQADFDIGVPFLEHMLDQIARHGLIDMNIRCRGDLHIDDHHTVEDVGITLGQAFAKAIGDKKGTRRYGHAYVPLDEALSRVVIDFSGRPGLHMHVDFTRASVGGFDVDLFMEFFQGFVNHAQVTLHIDNLRGVNTHHQIETVFKAFGRALRMAVEMDPRMTGMMPSTKGSL; from the coding sequence ATGGCGGAGCGCAAGGCAAGCGTCGAGCGCAACACGCTGGAAACCCAGGTCAAGGTTGACATCAACCTTGACGGTACCGGCCAGGCCGACTTCGACATCGGCGTCCCGTTCCTCGAACACATGCTGGACCAGATTGCCAGGCACGGCCTGATCGACATGAACATCCGGTGTCGTGGCGACCTGCACATCGACGACCACCACACTGTGGAAGACGTCGGCATTACGCTCGGCCAGGCTTTCGCGAAGGCCATCGGCGACAAGAAAGGTACGCGCCGCTATGGACACGCCTATGTGCCCTTGGACGAAGCGCTGTCGCGCGTGGTCATCGACTTTTCCGGACGCCCCGGCCTGCACATGCATGTCGACTTCACGCGCGCGTCCGTTGGTGGCTTCGACGTCGATTTGTTCATGGAGTTCTTCCAGGGCTTCGTCAACCACGCCCAGGTCACACTGCATATCGACAACCTGCGTGGCGTGAACACCCACCACCAGATCGAGACAGTGTTCAAGGCATTCGGCCGGGCGCTGCGTATGGCCGTGGAAATGGATCCGCGGATGACCGGCATGATGCCTTCGACCAAAGGTTCCCTGTAA
- a CDS encoding NAD(P)/FAD-dependent oxidoreductase: MSTIGREEKMDCDVVVVGAGVVGLACAQRLAADGWQVMVLEQEGWPGQHASSRNSEVIHAGLYYAPGSLKAELCRRGRDLLYQWCDARQVPHRRIGKVLVAVEDNELPALQALHDNASANGVSLDWLDAAQVHALEPEVRAVGGLFSPLTGIIDSHALMQSYEAALQDRGGQLVCQARVERVEARPEGYIVHGSSGGEMFALTTRTVLNAGGLFAAELATRIEGYPAERVPTMHFCKGSYFSYSGRSPFSHLVYPMPEANTSGLGVHATLDLAGQLRFGPDVCYQSDLNYEVDLSVADRFAAAVQRYWPGCDPLRLVPGYAGIRAKLSGPGQPAVDFVIEGSADHGLPGLVCLYGIESPGLTASLAIADEVANRLHNL; the protein is encoded by the coding sequence ATGAGCACGATTGGCAGGGAAGAGAAGATGGATTGCGACGTAGTGGTAGTGGGCGCAGGCGTGGTTGGCCTGGCCTGTGCGCAGCGGCTTGCAGCCGACGGCTGGCAGGTCATGGTGCTGGAGCAGGAGGGCTGGCCGGGCCAGCACGCTTCCAGCCGGAATAGTGAAGTGATACACGCCGGACTGTACTACGCGCCCGGCTCGCTCAAGGCGGAGCTTTGCCGCCGGGGTAGGGATCTGCTGTATCAGTGGTGCGACGCGCGGCAGGTGCCGCACCGGCGCATCGGCAAGGTGCTCGTCGCGGTCGAGGACAACGAGCTGCCTGCGCTCCAGGCGCTGCACGACAACGCCTCCGCCAACGGCGTCTCGCTCGACTGGCTCGACGCCGCCCAGGTGCACGCGCTGGAGCCCGAGGTGCGCGCCGTCGGCGGATTGTTCTCCCCGCTGACCGGCATCATCGACAGCCACGCGCTGATGCAATCCTACGAGGCCGCACTGCAGGATCGGGGCGGTCAGCTGGTCTGCCAGGCGCGGGTGGAGCGCGTCGAGGCGAGGCCGGAAGGTTATATCGTGCACGGATCGAGCGGAGGCGAAATGTTCGCGCTGACCACCCGCACGGTCCTTAACGCTGGTGGCCTGTTTGCGGCGGAACTTGCCACACGTATAGAGGGTTATCCCGCCGAGCGTGTCCCGACCATGCATTTCTGCAAGGGCAGCTATTTTTCCTACAGCGGGCGTTCTCCATTTTCCCATCTGGTCTATCCCATGCCGGAAGCCAATACGTCCGGGCTCGGCGTACACGCGACGCTGGATCTGGCAGGACAGCTGCGGTTCGGCCCGGATGTCTGTTATCAGAGCGACCTCAACTATGAAGTGGATCTCAGTGTGGCCGACCGATTTGCGGCGGCGGTGCAACGCTATTGGCCTGGCTGCGATCCGCTGCGGCTGGTGCCCGGCTATGCCGGGATTCGCGCCAAGCTGAGCGGGCCGGGGCAGCCTGCGGTGGATTTTGTCATCGAGGGATCGGCCGATCACGGCCTGCCGGGCCTGGTCTGCCTTTACGGGATCGAGTCGCCGGGGCTCACCGCCAGCCTGGCGATCGCGGATGAGGTAGCCAATCGGCTGCACAATCTCTAA
- a CDS encoding AsmA family protein: protein MKAAKIVGLVLLSLLVLIVIALFIVTRLFDPNDYKEQIQQAARDKANVELTLGGDIGWSLFPWLGIELGDVTVAPLEQPDQPLAQVGSMGLGVEVLPLLRRQLRMSDVILDSVTLNLVRDAEGNGNWETVGPQEPVDEPLPSGDQPQTEQEQQEFDLAIESVRVTNAAVSYVDRQSGRTIQLEDLNLRTGALIEGRPVDVEVLGLVVLDQPLMRIRIDLNAIALFNLEQQQYQLDAIDLNVDASGAPFDGRAVSLRLQGDARLDRAAQTAELNQVRLSLADLRATGQLTATDIDGDLRLAGALNVADFNARELLASLGQDIPATADPRALEKASLSARLEGSAQSFMLEDLQLTIDDATLTGRAGLADFERQALRFDLAGERLDLDRFLPPEEQVESAQEVVAPPVAGRGEGGTRSASAPLEWSDAPILPLETLARLDVDGKLAVQQLILTGQTFESFVASVQAANGRVRLRQLEGGVFGGKFSATGEIDTRATPVRVQATKQLRSMDSQAIQEAYEVPLQFRGELDMDLDVTARGNSMARWMNTLTGSARFDVQDGALLGVNLEQQACQAIALANRKSLGQPRGAENTPFNRLRGTFKIVDGTVTTNDLVVAVPGIQASGRGALELPVQRMDFRLGLLIEGDKSEMPDPACQVNERYRDIQWPVRCQGFLHNAAKSCGVDTDEVAKIAGRLLGDEARRKVEERVEEKLGDQAPAVRDAIRGLLGR, encoded by the coding sequence ATGAAAGCCGCCAAGATCGTCGGTCTAGTTCTGCTGAGTCTTTTGGTACTGATCGTCATCGCGTTGTTCATCGTCACCCGGCTGTTCGATCCGAACGACTATAAAGAGCAGATTCAACAGGCCGCGCGTGACAAGGCCAATGTGGAACTGACCCTTGGTGGTGATATCGGCTGGTCGTTGTTCCCCTGGCTCGGCATCGAGCTCGGGGACGTGACCGTCGCACCACTGGAACAGCCCGACCAGCCGCTCGCTCAGGTCGGCTCCATGGGTCTCGGCGTGGAGGTACTGCCGCTTCTGCGTCGGCAGTTGCGCATGAGCGATGTGATCCTCGACAGCGTCACCCTGAATCTGGTGCGCGATGCCGAGGGTAACGGCAACTGGGAGACCGTCGGCCCGCAGGAGCCGGTGGACGAGCCGCTGCCTTCCGGGGATCAGCCCCAGACCGAGCAGGAGCAACAGGAGTTTGATCTGGCCATCGAAAGCGTACGCGTGACCAACGCTGCGGTGAGCTATGTCGATCGTCAGTCCGGTCGCACCATTCAACTGGAAGACCTGAATCTGCGGACTGGTGCCTTGATCGAAGGCCGCCCGGTCGACGTGGAAGTGCTCGGCCTGGTGGTGCTTGATCAGCCACTGATGCGCATCCGCATCGATCTCAATGCCATTGCGCTGTTCAACCTGGAACAACAGCAGTATCAGCTCGATGCAATAGACCTGAACGTCGACGCCAGCGGTGCGCCGTTCGATGGCCGCGCGGTGTCGTTGCGTCTGCAGGGCGATGCGCGACTTGATCGCGCCGCGCAGACGGCGGAGCTCAACCAGGTTCGTCTGTCGCTGGCGGATCTGCGTGCCACGGGCCAGTTGACCGCTACCGACATCGACGGGGACCTGCGCCTGGCTGGGGCGCTGAACGTCGCGGATTTCAATGCACGTGAACTGCTCGCCTCGCTCGGTCAGGACATTCCCGCCACCGCCGATCCGCGCGCACTGGAAAAGGCCTCGCTCTCGGCGCGCCTGGAAGGCTCCGCGCAGTCGTTCATGCTTGAGGATCTGCAATTGACCATTGATGACGCGACGCTGACCGGTCGCGCCGGCCTTGCTGACTTCGAACGCCAGGCGCTGCGCTTCGATCTGGCTGGCGAGCGGCTGGACCTGGATCGGTTCCTGCCGCCGGAAGAGCAGGTGGAAAGCGCTCAAGAGGTCGTCGCGCCCCCGGTGGCAGGCCGTGGCGAAGGTGGTACGCGCTCCGCTTCTGCGCCGCTCGAGTGGAGCGATGCGCCGATTCTGCCGCTCGAGACGCTGGCGCGGCTGGATGTCGACGGAAAACTTGCGGTGCAGCAGCTGATCCTTACCGGTCAGACCTTCGAGTCCTTCGTTGCCAGTGTCCAGGCGGCGAACGGGCGTGTCCGTTTACGGCAGCTGGAGGGCGGGGTATTCGGCGGGAAGTTCAGTGCTACTGGTGAAATCGACACTCGAGCCACGCCGGTTCGCGTGCAGGCAACGAAGCAGCTACGCAGCATGGATTCGCAGGCCATTCAGGAAGCCTACGAAGTCCCGCTGCAGTTCCGCGGCGAGTTGGACATGGACCTCGACGTCACAGCACGCGGTAACAGCATGGCGCGCTGGATGAATACCCTGACTGGCAGCGCCCGCTTTGACGTTCAGGATGGCGCCCTGCTCGGCGTCAACCTGGAACAGCAGGCCTGTCAGGCTATCGCGCTGGCCAACCGCAAGTCGCTGGGTCAGCCCCGTGGCGCGGAAAACACCCCATTCAACCGGCTAAGGGGCACCTTCAAGATCGTCGACGGTACGGTAACCACCAACGATCTGGTGGTCGCCGTACCGGGGATCCAGGCCAGCGGTCGCGGTGCCCTGGAGTTGCCGGTGCAGCGCATGGACTTCCGTCTTGGCCTGTTGATCGAGGGCGACAAGAGCGAAATGCCTGATCCTGCATGCCAGGTGAACGAGCGCTATCGCGACATCCAGTGGCCGGTACGTTGCCAGGGCTTTCTGCATAACGCAGCCAAGAGTTGCGGCGTGGACACTGACGAGGTGGCCAAGATTGCCGGGCGACTGCTCGGCGACGAAGCGCGGCGCAAGGTCGAAGAGCGCGTAGAGGAGAAGCTGGGTGACCAGGCGCCTGCGGTTCGCGACGCCATACGGGGGTTGCTCGGCCGGTGA
- the mutY gene encoding A/G-specific adenine glycosylase produces MMPEMFSDAVLDWFDRHGRKDLPWQQDMTPYRVWVSEIMLQQTQVSTVIPYYQRFMQALPSVEALAAAPADEVLHLWTGLGYYSRARNLHKTAKLVVEQYAGEFPRSAERLAELPGIGQSTAGAIASLSMGARAPILDGNVKRVLARFDAVPGWPGERPVQLRLWELAERYTPRQRVADYTQAMMDLGATLCTRSKPSCLLCPLQSACKARQLGTPTAFPQARPRKAIPVRSCLMPLAVDPRGAVWLERRPDSGLWGGLWCPPQLDDDTELDEWLAGRGWKRGEVAPLDPLRHTFSHFHLDIRPVLVRVDPGAGVAEAGQVWYNLRKPTRLGLAAPVKVLLERAQRHLHPDSEVSHVPHGDVSQI; encoded by the coding sequence GTGATGCCTGAGATGTTCTCCGACGCGGTGCTGGACTGGTTCGACAGGCACGGCCGCAAGGACTTGCCCTGGCAGCAGGACATGACGCCGTACCGCGTCTGGGTCTCCGAGATTATGCTGCAGCAGACGCAGGTCAGCACGGTGATCCCGTACTATCAGCGCTTCATGCAGGCGCTGCCAAGTGTCGAAGCGCTGGCTGCGGCGCCAGCTGATGAAGTGCTGCACCTGTGGACGGGTCTGGGTTATTACAGCCGCGCGCGCAACCTGCACAAAACGGCGAAGCTGGTGGTCGAGCAGTATGCCGGCGAATTCCCGCGTAGCGCAGAGCGGCTTGCCGAGCTGCCGGGCATCGGTCAGTCGACCGCGGGCGCTATCGCCAGTCTGAGTATGGGCGCGCGTGCACCGATTTTGGATGGCAACGTCAAACGTGTATTGGCTCGCTTCGATGCGGTACCCGGTTGGCCGGGAGAGCGCCCCGTGCAGCTGCGCCTGTGGGAGCTCGCCGAGCGCTATACGCCACGCCAGAGGGTAGCTGACTACACTCAGGCGATGATGGATCTGGGCGCCACGCTCTGTACCCGGAGCAAGCCCAGTTGCTTGTTGTGTCCGCTGCAGTCTGCATGCAAGGCGCGGCAGTTGGGAACTCCGACGGCCTTTCCACAAGCGCGCCCGCGCAAGGCGATACCCGTCCGCAGCTGCCTGATGCCGCTCGCGGTGGATCCGCGGGGCGCGGTCTGGCTCGAGCGACGCCCCGATAGTGGTCTCTGGGGTGGACTATGGTGTCCGCCTCAGCTCGATGACGACACCGAGCTCGATGAATGGCTTGCCGGTCGCGGATGGAAACGAGGCGAGGTGGCGCCGTTGGATCCGCTGCGGCATACGTTCAGCCATTTTCACCTGGATATCCGCCCGGTCCTGGTGCGTGTGGATCCCGGCGCTGGCGTGGCCGAGGCCGGGCAGGTCTGGTATAACCTGCGCAAACCGACGCGCCTCGGGTTGGCAGCACCGGTCAAAGTGTTGCTCGAGCGCGCGCAACGCCATCTTCACCCAGATTCGGAGGTATCCCATGTCCCGCACGGTGATGTGTCGCAAATATAA
- a CDS encoding oxidative damage protection protein, whose translation MSRTVMCRKYKQELPGLDRPPYPGPKGQAIYDDVSKKAWDEWQAHQTMLINERRLNMMDVEDRKFIQQEMDKFLAGEAYAQADGYVPPSS comes from the coding sequence ATGTCCCGCACGGTGATGTGTCGCAAATATAAGCAGGAATTGCCCGGCCTCGACCGACCGCCGTATCCCGGTCCGAAGGGTCAGGCGATTTATGACGACGTGTCGAAGAAGGCCTGGGATGAATGGCAGGCCCACCAGACCATGCTGATCAATGAGCGCCGGTTGAACATGATGGATGTGGAAGACCGCAAATTCATCCAGCAGGAAATGGACAAGTTTCTAGCTGGCGAGGCTTATGCCCAAGCCGATGGTTATGTTCCGCCAAGCAGCTGA